A single region of the Anaerolineae bacterium genome encodes:
- a CDS encoding Glutamate synthase [NADPH] small chain has product MEQPIKKGLDLNRRPMPKQPVEVRRHNFEEVALGYDARLAMEEASRCIQCKKPGCVEKCPVEVDIPGFIQAIADGDFERGVRILKAKNSLPSVCGRVCPQEEQCEGGCALLKKAGQIAIGRLERFLGDWEAAQPDFMLPQIAPPTGKRIAVVGGGPAGLTVAGDLVKLGHEVTIFEALHKMGGVLVYGIPEFRLPKRIVEREVEYLRRLGVKMVVDYVVGKTRTVDSLLEEFDAVFVGSGAGLPWFSEMPGNNLNGVYSANEYLTRFNLMRGYTFPMVPTPVKEHVRVAVIGGGNVAMDCARTALRMGAETTILYRRSREEMPARLEEIENAEEEGVIFRYLTLPIRCVGDERGWVKGLECIRMELGEPDASGRRSPVPVPGSEFFLPFDAVIHAIGNSPNPLIPQTTPGIEIGRKGNIVADPQTGKTTKPRVWAGGDVVTGAATVILAMGAGRRAARSIHEYLTNPSEW; this is encoded by the coding sequence ATGGAACAACCGATCAAGAAAGGTCTCGACTTAAATCGTCGCCCAATGCCCAAGCAACCGGTGGAGGTGCGTCGGCATAACTTTGAAGAGGTTGCTTTGGGCTACGATGCCAGGCTGGCAATGGAGGAAGCTTCCCGCTGCATTCAATGTAAGAAACCCGGTTGTGTCGAAAAATGCCCGGTGGAGGTGGATATTCCAGGCTTTATCCAGGCTATAGCGGATGGAGACTTCGAGCGCGGGGTGCGCATCCTGAAGGCGAAAAACTCTCTTCCCTCGGTGTGTGGGCGGGTTTGCCCGCAAGAAGAACAATGTGAGGGTGGTTGTGCTTTACTGAAAAAAGCGGGTCAGATTGCCATCGGGCGTTTGGAGCGTTTCCTGGGCGATTGGGAAGCTGCCCAGCCCGATTTTATGCTGCCGCAGATTGCTCCACCCACGGGCAAGCGGATTGCTGTGGTGGGTGGCGGACCCGCAGGGCTGACAGTTGCCGGCGATCTGGTAAAACTGGGGCATGAGGTGACCATTTTTGAAGCCTTGCACAAGATGGGCGGGGTGTTGGTCTATGGCATTCCCGAATTTCGCCTGCCCAAGCGCATTGTTGAACGTGAGGTGGAATACCTACGTCGCCTGGGAGTCAAGATGGTGGTTGATTATGTGGTCGGCAAGACCCGCACGGTGGATAGCCTCCTGGAGGAGTTCGATGCGGTATTTGTTGGTTCTGGAGCGGGTTTGCCGTGGTTTAGTGAGATGCCAGGCAATAACCTGAATGGGGTCTATTCTGCGAATGAATATCTGACGCGCTTCAATTTGATGCGCGGCTATACCTTCCCGATGGTGCCGACCCCAGTCAAAGAACATGTGCGCGTGGCAGTCATTGGAGGCGGTAATGTTGCCATGGATTGCGCCCGCACCGCCTTACGCATGGGTGCAGAGACCACGATCCTTTATCGCCGTTCGCGAGAGGAAATGCCTGCCCGTCTGGAAGAGATCGAGAATGCAGAAGAAGAAGGGGTGATTTTCCGCTATCTTACCTTGCCGATCCGTTGTGTCGGGGATGAGCGCGGGTGGGTTAAGGGCCTGGAGTGTATCCGCATGGAACTCGGCGAACCGGACGCTTCGGGGCGTCGCAGTCCGGTACCGGTCCCTGGATCGGAGTTCTTTCTCCCCTTTGATGCGGTTATTCACGCCATCGGCAACAGTCCGAATCCATTAATCCCGCAAACCACGCCTGGGATCGAGATTGGGCGCAAGGGTAACATTGTTGCCGATCCGCAGACTGGCAAGACTACCAAGCCGCGCGTCTGGGCTGGTGGAGATGTGGTCACCGGCGCAGCGACGGTGATTCTGGCAATGGGCGCCGGCCGCCGGGCAGCGCGCTCGATCCATGAATACCTGACAAACCCCAGCGAATGGTAA
- a CDS encoding Ubiquinol-cytochrome C reductase iron-sulfur subunit yields MPDSPHMTRRQFVTVIGAAISTFIGAVVGLPAIAYLLSPALEKQTGESWIPLGPLEKYPLNQPTLFTFTRTKKHGWEKTVNSYGVFVLRTSETQVRVFSNVCTHLSCRVTWKADLQEYICPCHDGHFAIDGSIISGPQPRPLDEYETKIEDGNLFILLKEA; encoded by the coding sequence ATGCCTGACTCGCCCCATATGACCCGCCGACAATTCGTCACTGTGATAGGAGCAGCAATCAGCACTTTTATTGGCGCGGTGGTCGGCTTGCCTGCAATCGCTTATCTGCTCTCACCAGCCTTAGAAAAACAAACAGGGGAAAGCTGGATTCCGCTTGGGCCATTGGAGAAATATCCGCTCAACCAGCCCACCCTATTCACATTCACCCGCACCAAGAAGCACGGTTGGGAGAAAACTGTCAACAGTTATGGCGTATTCGTCTTGCGCACTTCAGAAACTCAGGTGCGCGTCTTCTCGAACGTCTGCACTCACTTGAGCTGTCGGGTTACCTGGAAAGCCGATTTACAAGAATATATCTGTCCTTGCCACGATGGTCATTTTGCCATCGACGGCTCTATTATCTCCGGACCTCAACCACGTCCGTTAGACGAATACGAAACCAAAATCGAAGATGGAAATCTGTTTATCCTTCTAAAGGAAGCCTGA
- a CDS encoding NAD-dependent formate dehydrogenase gamma subunit, with product MDQVALTRLMRENDCDPGNLIPILQRIQQLEGYISEQSVRQIARMLKISENHIYGVASFYSQFRFQKPGRHHLKVCLGTACHVQGGVHLAQEVEKQLNLRSGETTPDGAIDYEEVACLGCCAQAAVVEIDGAIYAKMTTDRLVKKLKELRSQEALLSEAEGQSLSAPASA from the coding sequence ATGGACCAGGTAGCATTGACCAGGCTGATGCGAGAGAACGATTGCGATCCAGGCAATCTCATTCCTATCCTGCAACGCATTCAACAACTCGAAGGGTACATTTCCGAACAATCGGTGCGCCAAATTGCCCGTATGCTCAAAATCTCGGAAAACCACATCTATGGTGTGGCTTCATTTTACTCTCAATTTCGCTTTCAGAAGCCGGGCAGGCATCACCTGAAAGTGTGTTTAGGTACAGCCTGTCATGTTCAGGGCGGTGTACACCTGGCTCAGGAGGTGGAAAAACAATTGAACCTCCGTTCTGGCGAGACAACCCCTGATGGGGCGATTGACTATGAAGAAGTTGCCTGTTTGGGGTGCTGTGCCCAGGCTGCGGTGGTCGAAATCGATGGTGCTATCTACGCCAAGATGACCACCGACCGCCTGGTCAAAAAATTGAAAGAACTTCGTTCCCAAGAAGCGCTTCTTTCAGAGGCAGAGGGACAGTCCCTTTCTGCACCAGCTTCAGCTTGA
- a CDS encoding NAD-reducing hydrogenase subunit HoxF, whose product MNDSPISRFNLLQRQAQKKWVALQNSPQPLIYLGAASCGRAAGAMLTLQAIQETLEEINRSAHILQVGCIGPCYLEPLMDLQLPGLPRISYARVSPEKAKRILRAALLEGDLSPKLAIGHFGDDAFTQQSGIGRFFDLPMLKPQVRVILRNCGFIDPQDIDQYLAQDGYAGFIQALQKGPLGVIEEVKQSGLRGRGGAGFPTYKKWEICRAAEGEKKFVICNADEGDPGAFMNRSLLEGDPHAVLEGMLIAGFAIGAQQGFVYVRAEYPLAVARLRQAIQQMRQVGLLGEDILGSGFSFDIEVKEGAGAFVCGEETALIASLEGERGMPRPRPPFPAEKGYRGYPTLINNTETFGILPNILRNGGQWFSQLGSPGNSGTKTFSLVGKARHTGLIEVPLGMTLRQIVFDIGGGTIKPFKAVQTGGPLGGCLSAAHLDTPVDYENMRASGSIMGSGGLIVLDESTCIVDLARYFLTFSKSESCGKCTPCRVGTRILVETLEKIARGEGEMEDLDVLYKVADTMQRTALCGGGQTAPNPVLTTLKYFLNEYLTHIQGRYCPAAVCTALFEYRIIAEKCTGCGRCVQVCSSGAVHGEKKEPHVIDVDKCIKCRACVEACKFDAIVGVPISYRQPQEVTL is encoded by the coding sequence ATGAATGATTCACCTATTTCCCGTTTTAATCTTTTACAACGTCAGGCGCAGAAAAAATGGGTGGCTTTGCAAAACAGCCCTCAACCGCTGATTTATCTTGGCGCAGCCTCTTGTGGTCGGGCGGCAGGTGCCATGCTTACCTTGCAAGCTATCCAGGAGACCTTAGAGGAAATTAATCGCTCGGCGCATATCCTGCAGGTTGGCTGTATTGGTCCCTGCTACCTTGAACCCTTGATGGATCTCCAATTGCCTGGGTTGCCGCGCATCTCTTATGCCAGGGTTTCTCCGGAAAAAGCCAAACGCATTCTGCGGGCTGCCCTGCTTGAAGGAGATCTCTCACCTAAATTGGCCATTGGACATTTTGGCGATGATGCCTTTACCCAACAAAGTGGTATCGGCCGCTTTTTCGATCTGCCCATGCTGAAGCCGCAGGTGCGGGTCATCTTGCGAAATTGTGGCTTTATTGACCCTCAAGACATCGATCAATACCTTGCCCAGGATGGTTATGCAGGTTTTATCCAGGCTTTGCAAAAGGGACCCTTAGGTGTCATCGAAGAGGTGAAACAATCGGGCTTGCGCGGGCGCGGTGGAGCAGGTTTCCCAACCTATAAAAAATGGGAGATCTGCCGTGCTGCCGAGGGCGAGAAGAAATTTGTCATCTGTAACGCTGACGAAGGCGATCCGGGGGCATTTATGAATCGCTCTTTGTTAGAAGGCGACCCCCATGCTGTGCTGGAAGGGATGTTAATTGCGGGCTTTGCCATCGGGGCACAACAGGGATTTGTGTATGTGCGCGCTGAATACCCTCTTGCGGTGGCGCGCCTGCGTCAGGCTATTCAGCAGATGCGCCAGGTTGGTCTCCTGGGCGAAGATATTTTAGGCAGCGGCTTCAGCTTCGATATCGAAGTAAAAGAAGGCGCCGGTGCCTTCGTCTGTGGCGAGGAGACCGCTCTCATTGCCTCGCTGGAAGGTGAGCGTGGGATGCCCCGACCTCGCCCGCCTTTCCCGGCTGAAAAAGGATATCGCGGCTACCCCACGCTGATTAATAACACCGAGACCTTTGGCATTCTGCCCAACATCTTGCGCAATGGTGGGCAATGGTTCAGCCAGCTAGGCTCACCGGGCAACTCCGGCACCAAAACCTTCTCGTTGGTTGGTAAAGCTCGTCACACCGGCTTAATCGAGGTGCCCCTGGGGATGACCCTGCGCCAGATTGTCTTTGACATTGGCGGCGGAACGATCAAGCCATTTAAGGCGGTTCAAACCGGTGGTCCCTTAGGGGGGTGCCTCTCCGCAGCTCACCTGGATACCCCGGTCGATTACGAAAACATGCGTGCCAGTGGATCCATCATGGGATCAGGCGGTTTAATCGTGTTAGATGAATCCACCTGTATTGTCGATCTGGCGCGCTATTTCCTCACCTTCTCCAAAAGCGAATCGTGTGGCAAGTGTACCCCCTGTCGAGTTGGCACGCGCATCCTGGTTGAAACCCTGGAAAAGATTGCCCGTGGCGAAGGGGAAATGGAGGATTTAGATGTCTTGTATAAAGTTGCCGACACAATGCAGCGCACGGCTTTATGTGGTGGCGGTCAAACGGCACCCAATCCGGTTTTGACCACCCTTAAGTACTTTTTGAATGAATATCTCACCCACATTCAAGGGCGTTATTGCCCGGCTGCCGTTTGCACGGCGCTCTTCGAATATCGCATTATCGCCGAAAAATGCACCGGCTGCGGGCGTTGTGTTCAAGTCTGTTCGAGCGGAGCAGTGCACGGGGAGAAGAAAGAACCGCATGTTATTGACGTCGATAAGTGTATCAAATGCCGTGCATGTGTCGAGGCATGTAAATTCGATGCCATCGTTGGTGTTCCGATTAGCTACCGCCAACCGCAGGAGGTGACTCTATGA
- a CDS encoding hydrogenase, subunit gamma related protein: protein MFTILENRMIVPNIYLMTVQAPDVAKGALPGQFAIFRPEDDGERIPLTLADWDAQAGTVTVVYLTVGRSTAKLATLKAGQTLPTVVGPLGNPMEIDRFGSVLCVGGCYGIGSIYPIARALKEAGNTVVCVLEARSSFLLYWQEKLASVSDRLVYLTRDGTRGKRGHIGSLAEIIRTLPMRIDRVILNGCNYLMMRGSQETLPLKIKTMVTLNTLMIDGTGMCGVCRLTVNSETKFACVHGPHFDGHQVDWAEVTQRRKAYLAEEVIPLRTTRPL from the coding sequence ATGTTCACGATCTTAGAAAACCGCATGATCGTTCCGAATATTTACCTGATGACGGTGCAGGCTCCCGATGTGGCAAAGGGCGCTTTGCCGGGTCAATTTGCCATCTTTCGTCCAGAAGATGACGGGGAGCGCATTCCTCTCACCCTTGCTGACTGGGATGCTCAGGCTGGTACTGTCACGGTCGTCTATCTCACGGTTGGTCGCTCCACAGCAAAACTGGCGACTTTGAAAGCCGGGCAAACCCTGCCTACCGTCGTCGGACCGCTGGGCAATCCAATGGAAATCGATCGATTTGGGTCAGTGCTATGTGTGGGTGGCTGTTATGGCATTGGCAGTATCTACCCGATTGCCCGTGCCCTGAAGGAAGCCGGCAATACGGTGGTCTGTGTTTTAGAAGCCCGCTCGTCCTTTTTGCTTTACTGGCAAGAAAAACTCGCTTCGGTGTCCGATCGGCTGGTCTACCTCACCCGCGACGGCACGCGGGGTAAACGTGGCCATATTGGTAGTTTGGCAGAAATCATCCGAACCTTGCCCATGCGCATTGACCGGGTGATCTTGAATGGCTGTAATTACCTGATGATGCGCGGTTCACAAGAAACGTTGCCATTGAAGATCAAAACCATGGTTACTTTGAATACGTTGATGATCGATGGCACCGGCATGTGCGGTGTTTGTCGCCTGACGGTCAATTCGGAAACCAAATTTGCCTGTGTGCATGGTCCGCACTTTGATGGCCATCAGGTGGATTGGGCAGAGGTCACTCAACGGCGTAAGGCTTATCTGGCAGAAGAAGTAATTCCCCTGCGCACCACCCGCCCGCTATAG
- a CDS encoding Ubiquinol--cytochrome c reductase, cytochrome B subunit — translation MFRRLFEWLDERLGLTGIHDVVLDRKVPKVNWWFTLGSASLFLFLLQGITGIFLTVYYVPSPDHAYDSVQYIMNEVRFGWLIRGIHHWGASLMVLVVFIHMLRTFFYAAYKYPRELTWLSGVILLLATLGMGFTGYLLPWNQRSYWATTVGTEIAGTVPVVGPFILSVLRGGSELSAITLARFFAVHIWFLPALIAATIGLHLYLVIRLGISHIPDESD, via the coding sequence ATGTTTAGACGACTCTTTGAATGGCTTGATGAACGATTGGGATTGACCGGCATTCATGATGTGGTCTTGGACCGCAAAGTGCCCAAAGTGAACTGGTGGTTCACCCTGGGTAGCGCCAGTTTATTTCTTTTCCTCCTGCAGGGCATAACGGGTATCTTCCTCACGGTTTATTATGTACCTTCTCCCGATCATGCTTATGACAGCGTCCAGTACATTATGAACGAAGTCCGCTTTGGCTGGTTGATCCGCGGCATTCACCACTGGGGCGCTTCCTTGATGGTGCTGGTGGTTTTCATTCACATGCTGCGCACTTTTTTCTACGCAGCTTATAAGTATCCGCGCGAACTGACCTGGCTGAGTGGGGTAATCCTTCTGTTAGCCACCCTGGGGATGGGCTTCACAGGTTATCTGCTGCCATGGAATCAACGTTCCTATTGGGCAACCACCGTCGGCACAGAAATTGCCGGCACCGTCCCTGTGGTTGGGCCTTTTATCCTCAGCGTGCTTCGCGGTGGCTCAGAGTTAAGTGCCATTACCCTGGCGCGCTTTTTTGCCGTGCACATCTGGTTTTTACCCGCCCTGATTGCCGCCACGATTGGCTTGCATCTCTATCTGGTCATTCGCCTGGGCATCTCCCACATCCCGGATGAGAGCGATTGA
- a CDS encoding Periplasmic [Fe] hydrogenase large subunit encodes MTTLRMTIDGRVLEVEKGETVLQAARRYGFYIPTLCDYAHLTPHGSCRLCIVEVEGSPKTPAACTTPVEEGMVVRTHSPRLQALRSEILRLLLSEHPVSCLICPEQDHCDECMVTLRKSGVTTGCRSCSKDGLCELQELVARIGLDGQPPYPVFYRGYAVEKGDPFFDRDYNLCILCGRCLRVCEELHFATTLTYVERGNRTMVGTAFGRNHVEAGCSFCGACVEVCPTGALVEKYSKWDGRADGEVESICPLCSLNCELRLLTKKGQVISSLPHDLLGQGPLCLAGRFGIPELVNHPHRLKVPQLREGTGWRQLTWEEAAQLLAEKLFNCPPENFGLLISDSSSNEDLYIAQKFARVVMRTHQVSTLAAERYGKGFPQVIALLKQSVSLQALTTARAVLCVGLDTRYLQAVVETRLVQARRRGAKLVTLHTRPHSLSLFADEELLAAPGQEADLMNELTRYVQGKSSGGGAFSKEKRSALERAARYLSTSPLVVLIGSEALESVKNKTLLQAIQEYANALHAIVVPLPAQGNLSGSLMMGAFPHVLPGGFGLDDENQRQKVMGRWSTPLPAISTDPLFWRQRGKFRVLMTIGENPPPDLTDSVFVVTQHLHPPADRRVDLLLPLATFSESNASWIDYAGVMHVGHVAVPPYGEALPAWQMLCQIARSMGARGFDFTNAEEIRAEITRMVSGFWEGGTVDRFNLTVGSDHKLRQPLPSLELEYLSYPLSHWVQGWQWLQLQR; translated from the coding sequence ATGACCACGCTGCGTATGACCATAGACGGTCGGGTTTTAGAAGTCGAAAAGGGCGAGACAGTCCTGCAAGCTGCCCGTCGCTATGGCTTTTATATTCCGACCCTGTGCGATTATGCCCATCTCACTCCGCATGGCTCCTGTCGTTTGTGCATTGTTGAGGTAGAAGGCTCGCCCAAAACCCCTGCGGCTTGTACTACCCCGGTCGAGGAAGGGATGGTAGTGCGCACGCACTCGCCACGCTTGCAGGCTTTACGCTCGGAGATCTTGCGCCTGTTGCTTAGCGAACACCCTGTCAGTTGCCTGATCTGCCCCGAACAGGATCACTGCGATGAATGTATGGTTACCCTGCGCAAGAGCGGTGTGACCACTGGCTGTCGTTCTTGTTCAAAGGACGGATTATGTGAATTGCAGGAACTGGTAGCGCGCATTGGACTGGATGGCCAGCCCCCCTATCCGGTTTTTTATCGTGGTTATGCAGTTGAGAAAGGCGACCCTTTCTTCGATCGAGATTATAACCTGTGCATCTTATGCGGACGTTGCTTGCGTGTCTGCGAGGAGTTACACTTTGCCACCACCCTGACCTACGTTGAGCGAGGGAATCGCACCATGGTTGGCACTGCCTTTGGGCGCAATCATGTGGAGGCTGGCTGTAGTTTTTGCGGTGCCTGTGTGGAAGTCTGCCCAACTGGCGCGCTGGTCGAGAAATATTCGAAATGGGATGGCAGAGCCGATGGAGAAGTGGAGTCGATCTGCCCCCTATGTTCTCTAAATTGTGAGCTGCGCTTGTTGACCAAGAAAGGGCAGGTAATCAGCAGCCTGCCACATGACCTGTTAGGCCAGGGACCTTTGTGCCTTGCCGGACGGTTTGGCATCCCGGAACTGGTCAATCATCCGCACCGCCTTAAAGTTCCCCAGTTACGGGAAGGGACTGGCTGGCGGCAACTGACCTGGGAAGAGGCTGCCCAACTCCTCGCCGAGAAGTTGTTCAATTGTCCTCCAGAGAACTTCGGTTTGCTGATCTCGGATAGCAGCAGCAATGAAGACCTGTATATTGCCCAGAAATTTGCCCGGGTAGTCATGCGCACCCATCAGGTCAGCACCCTGGCAGCCGAGCGGTACGGGAAGGGTTTCCCGCAAGTGATTGCTCTATTAAAGCAATCCGTCTCCCTTCAGGCGCTTACTACGGCGCGAGCTGTGCTTTGTGTTGGTCTGGATACCCGCTATCTCCAGGCTGTCGTGGAAACCAGGTTAGTGCAGGCGCGGCGGCGAGGGGCGAAATTGGTTACGTTGCATACCAGGCCGCATAGCCTTTCGCTCTTCGCTGATGAAGAACTGCTCGCCGCGCCGGGTCAAGAGGCTGACTTGATGAACGAGCTGACCCGCTATGTGCAGGGCAAATCTTCTGGCGGAGGGGCATTCTCGAAAGAAAAGCGATCTGCATTGGAACGGGCTGCCCGATATCTATCTACCTCTCCATTGGTCGTCCTGATCGGTTCAGAAGCTTTGGAATCGGTCAAGAATAAGACTCTGCTCCAGGCAATCCAGGAATATGCCAATGCGCTTCATGCTATCGTCGTCCCCTTGCCAGCCCAGGGCAATTTGAGCGGCTCGCTGATGATGGGCGCCTTTCCCCACGTACTGCCGGGCGGGTTTGGTTTGGACGATGAAAACCAACGCCAGAAGGTGATGGGACGTTGGTCAACCCCTCTGCCGGCGATCTCTACCGATCCCCTCTTCTGGCGTCAGCGAGGAAAATTCCGTGTATTGATGACCATTGGCGAAAATCCTCCGCCAGATTTAACTGATTCGGTCTTTGTCGTCACTCAGCATCTGCATCCGCCGGCAGATCGACGGGTTGATCTGCTTCTTCCCCTGGCAACTTTTAGCGAGAGCAATGCCTCGTGGATCGACTACGCCGGCGTGATGCACGTTGGACATGTTGCTGTGCCTCCCTACGGCGAGGCATTGCCAGCCTGGCAAATGCTTTGTCAGATTGCCCGTTCAATGGGCGCCCGAGGTTTTGACTTTACGAACGCAGAAGAAATCCGCGCCGAGATCACCCGCATGGTCAGCGGTTTTTGGGAAGGGGGCACGGTTGATCGCTTCAATTTGACCGTCGGCTCAGATCATAAATTGCGCCAGCCTCTGCCTTCATTAGAGCTTGAATACCTATCCTATCCGCTCAGCCATTGGGTGCAGGGCTGGCAATGGCTACAACTACAGAGGTAA
- a CDS encoding Menaquinone-cytochrome C oxidoreductase, cytochrome C subunit yields MGEKSVWEGLAMNDEIKQRYKEKYTLAKQKGVKFFPDIIYKDLLVAFGIFILLIGLAVFVGVPNEPKADPNDTSYIPRPEWYFLFLFQLLKYFPGEIEWIGTAVLPGLAVLTLFLLPFIDRNPHRHWSKRKVALSTMGVIVTGMVVLTILAVVTTPPQAEVAAATTISEQMALGEELYGLHCVECHGADGEGGEITSVAGLEGVVIKPINDQDVMYPFTDDTLYNIIAMGQPVQGMPPFGRAYGGELSPTEIEAIVTFMRYSWDDRAELPAEVTVAAAMPALKEGEVPSYEVHVAPIFKRYCVSCHVPGKKNNNYLMRTYQEVMESGDHAPNIIPGDLGSNLIRMVHREEIEAGGPMPPTKALKPELVEILERWVLGGAPETAEQAAEASTGSAPPPATEMPGETPQSEPSPISPSPTSTAPLPTATPASGSINNDALRAIQALRTILGMPDLALEYSGEERMINAPNGDLRVQVYIDSEGRRYFYDPQSQQVVEVDGRQTLSSQSTLTSPLSAEELRAKAQAIAQAVLANFAERSKALTYEEGNKGKYSFFTWRDMAAPTTFMKPFLQIALTQSGSVFAYYNTLLP; encoded by the coding sequence TTGGGAGAAAAATCCGTTTGGGAAGGATTGGCTATGAATGACGAAATCAAACAACGCTACAAAGAAAAATACACCCTCGCCAAGCAGAAGGGCGTCAAGTTCTTCCCCGATATCATCTACAAAGACCTCCTGGTCGCCTTTGGGATATTTATTCTTCTAATCGGTTTAGCCGTCTTTGTTGGCGTGCCCAACGAGCCCAAAGCCGACCCTAACGACACTTCCTATATTCCTCGACCGGAGTGGTATTTCCTCTTCCTGTTCCAGTTGCTCAAATACTTTCCGGGCGAAATTGAATGGATCGGCACAGCCGTGCTGCCAGGCTTAGCCGTCCTGACTCTCTTTCTGTTGCCTTTCATCGATCGCAATCCACATCGCCACTGGTCAAAGCGCAAAGTCGCCCTGAGCACGATGGGGGTGATCGTAACCGGCATGGTTGTCCTGACCATTCTGGCTGTCGTCACAACCCCACCCCAGGCGGAAGTAGCGGCTGCCACGACGATCAGCGAGCAGATGGCTCTCGGCGAAGAACTATACGGCTTGCACTGCGTTGAATGTCATGGCGCAGACGGTGAAGGTGGTGAGATTACCAGTGTTGCCGGCCTGGAAGGGGTGGTCATAAAGCCCATTAACGACCAGGATGTCATGTATCCCTTCACCGATGACACGCTCTACAACATTATCGCCATGGGGCAACCCGTGCAGGGCATGCCGCCTTTCGGGCGCGCCTATGGCGGCGAACTCAGCCCAACCGAGATTGAAGCCATTGTGACTTTTATGCGCTATTCCTGGGATGACCGTGCCGAATTGCCCGCGGAGGTAACAGTTGCCGCCGCCATGCCAGCTCTTAAAGAAGGGGAAGTGCCGTCCTATGAGGTTCATGTTGCACCGATCTTCAAACGGTATTGTGTCTCTTGCCATGTGCCCGGTAAAAAGAACAACAATTATTTGATGCGCACCTATCAAGAAGTGATGGAAAGCGGCGATCATGCCCCGAACATCATTCCGGGCGATTTGGGGTCGAATCTGATTCGCATGGTGCATCGTGAAGAGATCGAAGCCGGTGGTCCGATGCCACCTACCAAAGCTTTGAAGCCAGAACTGGTGGAGATCCTCGAACGCTGGGTGCTCGGCGGCGCACCGGAGACCGCCGAACAAGCCGCCGAGGCTTCGACCGGGAGCGCGCCCCCTCCCGCCACCGAGATGCCAGGTGAGACGCCGCAGAGCGAGCCATCTCCAATCTCCCCGTCACCGACATCCACTGCGCCACTGCCAACCGCAACACCAGCTTCTGGCTCAATCAACAACGATGCGCTGCGCGCAATCCAGGCTCTGCGCACGATTCTGGGGATGCCAGATTTAGCGCTGGAATATAGCGGTGAAGAACGCATGATCAACGCACCGAACGGCGATTTGCGCGTACAGGTCTATATCGATTCAGAAGGGCGGCGCTATTTCTACGATCCTCAGAGCCAGCAGGTTGTCGAAGTGGATGGACGCCAAACCCTTTCCTCCCAATCTACGCTGACATCCCCTCTCAGCGCCGAAGAACTGCGTGCCAAAGCCCAGGCGATTGCGCAGGCAGTTCTCGCCAACTTTGCCGAACGGTCAAAAGCGTTAACCTACGAGGAAGGGAACAAAGGCAAGTATTCCTTCTTCACCTGGCGAGACATGGCAGCCCCCACAACCTTTATGAAACCCTTCCTTCAGATAGCCCTCACCCAAAGCGGTAGCGTCTTTGCCTATTACAACACGCTCCTGCCATAA